A region of the Stutzerimonas stutzeri genome:
GCGGCCAGCGAGATGATTGGCGACAAAATGCCCTTTGCGCCGGATCGCACCATCGTGCCGTCGATGATGTTCCGTGCCTTGTCCGGTGGTGTGAGTGCAGCGGCGCTGGCAGGTGTGCGCCGCGAGCCGATGCTGGTGCCGGCGTTACTCGGCGCGACGGCAGCGCTGGTCGCATCCAAGATCGGGTTGAGCCTGCGCAAGCCGTATCAGCCCAGGTCGATGGTCAATGCGGCGCTGGGTGCGGTCGAGGAGGGGCTGGCATTGATGGTCGGTCGAGCGGGGTTGCGGCGGGCGCTGGGAGATGGTCGGCGCGGGAAGTAAGAAGCCATGAGCTCTTCGCGTTTCGCGTAGCGGTTATGGGAGACGCGTGGAAAAGGCGTTGCCGTTTTCCACCCTACGCCGGTGGTGCTGGGGCCATCAGTCAGGCGTGAGCTCGGCCTTGTGCGGATTGCTGAGGAGCAGCCGTGCATGGGCTTCGGGGTAACGGTAGGCGAAGGTCGCGTGTTGTGCGGCGACCTCGGCCTGCATGGCCTCGCGTTCATGGGCGGGCAGCTTGGCCAGGTATTTCTGGGCGATCGCGTATTTGGCCGCCATCAGCTCGTTTTCGGCTTCGCGTAGCTCCACTTCGTAGGCTCTGGCGCGACGTTCACGCAGCGCCGCCTGATCGGTGTGCATATTGCCGCCCTCATGCAGGACAAAAGCGCTCTTCGATGCGCCCTCCGTCTGCTCCATGGCGGGTTGTGCCGCCCAGGCATTCGAAGCGACAAGACAAAGCGTCAGGCAGGACGAGGCGGTTCTCAGGATTACCATAGCGTGGCCCTCGGCGTACTTGGCAGCGTTCAGGCCGCCCGGAACGCCAGAATACGCCAGGCGCCTCCAAGGCTCACCACTTTGGTCCTGCGCCAATCGCCGCAGAGCTGGCGCTGCGCCGCGGATATCTGGTGCAGCGCGTATTCGTAGGGTGGGCTTCAGCCCACCAGAGGTTTTCGGCGCGTTTTGCTGGGTTGAAGTCCACCCGGCGGGTGCCGTCCCAGCTTGGCCCTGGTTCGCGGCTGTGTGCAAAAAAGGGCCGCATTGTGCGGCCCGTGGATCATTGCGAAGTCGACGTCAGCTTGGCCGTTGAATCACGCAGATCCGATCGCGACATAAGCCGGCGTCACGGGTGCCGACACCAGGCGCCACTTCAGGCGTTCCGGTGCTGGTGCCATGGTCGGTGCTGCCTGCACCGGTCGGCACGGTGGTGGCGGTGGTGTCCGGGTAGTCCGTCCCGGCCCGTTTGGCCGCGCTGCCGATTTCATAGCGACCGGTATCGGCTGAGCTGCGGTCGTTGTAGTCGGTCGGGTCGGTAGTGTGGCCTACGCCGGCGGCGGCGCTGACTTCGGCGCCTTCACCGAAACGCTCGCTTGCCGATTGCATTCCGGCAGCCGTCGCGCCGGTTCCCGTTCTGGGCTCGGTGAAATGCTTGTCGAGGTGGCTAGCGCCGCCGGTAGCGCCGGCATAGGGGCTGGTGGGCCCTGGATAGCCATCGGCCGTGCCGGTGCCGCCACGCTCGTTGATGTCGATGGCACCGTTGTATTCCAGCGCATCGCGCGCTTGCGCCAGCTGATCTTCGTCGTCGACATCCACCGCGATCACCAGCGCGCCCCGGCGCACCGCATCCGGATAGGCGCTGGCATAGGAGCGATGTTCCTCATGGGGCTCGTGGCCGAACAGCGATTTGAAGAAGTGCGCGACCTTGGACTCGTGATGCGTGCGGTCCACGGGAGTATTGGGGGTGGTGGTGTAGGGCGCGTCGTAGGCGTGGATATCGGCGCTTTCGGCGCCCACGGCGTGAACTTGTTCCCGCGGAATGCCGCGCGCCATCAGGTCGCCGCGGGTGCGGTTGGCGTCGGTCAGCGTTGCGAACGCTGCTACCAGTGTGTGTCTCATGGTTCACCTCACGTTGCGTTGAACAACTGGGTTGCCGAGCGTTGCGCTTGCCCGGGTGACGACCAGTCCTGGATATGACGCGGGCTGCGTCTTGCGCGGATAAAGCGGCGCTCATGAAGTATTGGGTCGGAGCGCACCGGCATAGTTCAGCGTGGAGGATCAGCGGTCGGGGCGACTGGTTTGGCTAGCGGGATAGGGCGGCTTGGAAGATGGAGGATGAATGCTGCTGATAGGCGCGGGGGGCCGAGACGGAACGACGAGCCGGTAAGAACGGCCATTTCTTCACTGGCGAACGTCGCCCTGTGGAGACGTCGACACATGCATATCGGAAGGCTGCGTACCGACACAGCTGGTTAGCGGCCAAGGGGTTAGCGCAGGCGCCGGTGGTGGAAAAGGCTTTGCCGTTTTCCACCTGCCGGTCGGATGGCTCAGTCGAGATCGGCTGCGCTATGGCGCTCGGGCGCCTGCTCGGATTCGTCGCCCCAGGTGCGATTGACCTTGCGCCCGCGGATTACGGCCGGGCGTTCGGCGACTTCCGCGGCCCAGCGCTGCACGTGCTTATAGTCCTGCACAGAGAGGAATTCGCCGGCGTCGTACAGCTCGCCCTGTGCCAGCACGCCGTACCAGGGCCAGATGGCCATGTCGGCGATCGTGTATTCGTCACCGGCCACGTAACGATTCTCCGCCAGCTGGCGGTCGAGTACGTCGAGCTGGCGCTTGACCTCCATGGCGTAGCGGTTGATCGGGTACTCGTACTTCTCCGGCGCGTAGGCGTAGAAGTGCCCGAAGCCGCCGCCGAGGAAGGGCGCCGAACCCATCTGCCAGAACAGCCAGTTCAGCGTTTCGGTGCGTGCGCGGATTTCCGTGGGCAGGAAGGCGCCGAACTTCTCCGCCAGGTAGACGAGGATCGAGCCGGACTCGAACACCCGCAGCGGCTCGCCTGCGACGCTGTGATCGGCCAGCGCGGGGATCTTCGAGTTCGGGTTGATCCCGACGAAGCCGCTGCCGAACTGGTCGCCTTCACCGATGTTGATCAGCCAGGCGTCGTACTCGGCGCCCTTGTGGCCGGCGGCGAGCAGCTCTTCGAGCATGATCGAGGCTTTCACGCCATTGGGCGTCGCCAGCGAGTAGAGCTGCAACGGATGCTTGCCCACCGGCAATGCCTTCTCCTGCCGCGCACCGGCGGTGGGGGCATTGATACTGGCGAACTTGCCGCCCGAGGGCGCGTCGTGGGTCCAGACCTTCGGCGGGACGTAAGGGGTGTCAGGCATGAACAATCTCCTCGGTGGCTACTGGGGATGTGCGGGACATGCTACGCCCTCGGCCGGCGCTCTCGAAATCAAGCAGGTCGATATTGGTCATCGATGGGCGATGGTTTGTTCGCGAGCCGCGCTGACTGCGAAGCGGAGGCTACCGAGTGTCAGGCGGCAGTGCGTCGGCCGCCCCGGTCATCAGTGTCAGCGATATCCGCATGCCAAACACCATGAACACCAACTCCGGCGTCTTGAGCGTGGCGTTGCCGTCGCCGTATTCCAGGTGGTTGAGGGCGCGCATGGAGATCTCGCACATCTTGCCGACGCGCGCCTGGTTAGCCCAGTGACCTCGACGCGCGCGGCCGCCTGATCGCACACCCTCTGGCTGGCCAATGGTGGGCTGAGACCCACCCTGCCCACCGCGCGCGGAGCGGTCGATCAGAATCTGGCGTTCAGGGCCAGGCTGAGGTTGCGTGGTTCGCCGTACCAGAGCTGGCTGTAGAAGCCGATCTGCTCCAGGTACTTCTTGTCGAAGACGTTATTCAGGTTGGCGGTGGCCGAGAGGTTTTCGCTGACCTGGTAGCGGGCCATCACGTCGACCAGGGTGTAGCTGCCCTCCTGTACGTCGACCGGGCCGTTGGGGCTTGGCGTGTTGTCGCGCGAAATGCCGCTGCGCCAGGTGGCGCCGCCGCCCAGGGTCAGATCGTTCAGCGCGCCGCTCAGACGGTAGGTGGTGAACAGCTTGAACTGGCTGCGCGGGTGGGACGTGTTGATCGCCTGCCCCTCGGCGTTACGGGCGATGAAGTGGGTGTAGCTGGTCGAGAGATTCCACGCATCGCTCAAAGCGCCGCTCAGCTCGAGGTCGAAGCCATCCACCACAGCACCCTTGCCAGCCTTGTAGGCCTGCTGGTAGGGCGCGCCTTCGACGGAAGCGCCAGGTATCGCTTCGGCCAGGCCTTCCTGCTTGGTGCGGTACACCGCCAGCGCAGCGTTGAGCTGGCCTTGCAGATAGCTCGCTTTTATCCCCGCCTCGTAGCTGTCGCCCGTCACCGGATCGAGGAAGCTGCCGTCTGGCGCCCTTTGCGTCTGGTTGTTGAAGATGCTGGTGTAGCTCGTATACAGGCTGTAGATGTCGTCGAGGTCGTAGACCAGCCCGGCATAAGGGGTGATCTCGTCGCTATAGCGATAGTCGCGCTGGGTACCGTAGTAGTTCTGCTCCATTTCCCAGGTGCTGATGCGTGCGCCGAGGATCAGGTGCAGCGGGTCGGCCAGCGACAGACGTGCAACTGCATAGCCGCCGGTCTGGCGGATATCGGCGGCGTCACCGGTGGCACGGGTGCTCGACCAGCGCGGCTCGGCGATGGCGGCGTTGGTCCAGTCGAGCCTGGATTCGGCAGTCGGGGCTGTGCCGGCAATCGGCAGGTACTGATCGACGTTGAATTCATCTTCGACACTCATGCCGCCGAACGCGAGTTCGTGGGTGCGCCCCAGCAGCTGGAACGGGCCGCTGGCCGTCAGGTGCCAGGCGTCGCGCGTGCGCTCGCCTTCGTATTTGAAAAAGCCGGCGCTCATGCCGGCATTGTTGCGATCCGGATAACCGCCGCGGTACAGGTAGCGCATGGCGTAGTCGGCTTCGGTACGGCTGTAGGCGGCGCGCAACTTCCAGTCGTTATCCAGGCGGTGCTCGAGATCGAGGAAGGCGGTATTCGACTCTGTGCCGAAGTACGCCCATTTGGTGTTGTTGGAGGTGGAGCGGCCGAAGTCCGTGCGCGAGCCATCGGCGTAGAACATGGGAATGCCCGAGCCCATGCCATCGGTGTTGTTCTTTTGGTGCTCCAGGCTCACGGTCATTTGTGTCCTGGGGGTCAGTTCGGCACTGATCACGCCGTACAGGGTTTCGCTGTCGCGGCTCAGGTTGTCCATGAAGCTGTCGCGTTCGGAGTAGGCCGCTACCACGCGGGCGGCAACACGGCCATCGGCGCTCAGCGGCGTGGAGATGTCGATGTCGCCGCGGTGTTTGTTCCAGCGCCCGGCACCAATCGAGCCACCGATGGCGAATTCCGGCAGGGGGCGTTTGCGCACGAAGTTGACCGCTGCCGATGGGTTGCCGGCGCCGGTCAGCAAGCCGGTGGAACCGCGAACCACTTCGACGCGGTCGTAGATGGCCGAGTCGAAATCGGTAGCACCGAAGTTCCAGAAGGTGCTGATCGGCGACAGCAGGCCATCGAACTGAAAGCTGTCGATGGTGAAGCCGCGCGCGGAGAAGGACAGGCGGTTGCTGTCGTTGCGGGTCATGGATACGCCTGGCGCGGTATTGAGAATGGCGGCGGTGTCGCTCAGGCCACGGTCTTCGATCTGCTGGCGGGTGATCACGCTGACCGACTGCGGCGTCTCACGGATCGACAGTGGCAGGCCAATGGCGGTCGACATCGCGCCGGTGGTGTAGCTGCCCGTACCCTCGGTGGTCGCTTGGGGCGTGCGCTGCCCGACGACGTCCATGACCGGGAGCGTGAGGCTTGTGTCGACGGCATCGCCGGCCACTCCAGGCTCAGCTTCGGCGCTGGCCGTCAGCGGAACCAATGCACTGCCCATCAGCGCAGCGCGCATCATCCAGGCCAGGGGTTTAAGGGATGCTGATGATGCACGCGGCATTGAGTGTTGCTCCATGGAATGATTATCAAGCGAGAATTATTCCTGTTTGCGAGATGCCGCATCTTTGCTGGATGCCGTAAAACCTATGCGCAGTGACGGAGCGCAGGCATGGGTTGTGCGGGAACCGCTCAGGCGTCGCCGCGCGGCGATACGCCGAAGTGCTGTCGGTAGGCCGTGGCGAAATTGCTGGCATGGCGGTAGCCGACATAGTGGGCGGCGTCCTGCACGCGCCAGCCCTGCTCCAGGCACTGCCTGGCCACTTCCATGCGCCGTTGACGCAGAAAACCCATGACGCTGACGCCGTAGGTCTGCTGGAACTTGTGGCGCAGCG
Encoded here:
- the yghU gene encoding glutathione-dependent disulfide-bond oxidoreductase, which codes for MPDTPYVPPKVWTHDAPSGGKFASINAPTAGARQEKALPVGKHPLQLYSLATPNGVKASIMLEELLAAGHKGAEYDAWLINIGEGDQFGSGFVGINPNSKIPALADHSVAGEPLRVFESGSILVYLAEKFGAFLPTEIRARTETLNWLFWQMGSAPFLGGGFGHFYAYAPEKYEYPINRYAMEVKRQLDVLDRQLAENRYVAGDEYTIADMAIWPWYGVLAQGELYDAGEFLSVQDYKHVQRWAAEVAERPAVIRGRKVNRTWGDESEQAPERHSAADLD
- a CDS encoding TonB-dependent siderophore receptor, giving the protein MPRASSASLKPLAWMMRAALMGSALVPLTASAEAEPGVAGDAVDTSLTLPVMDVVGQRTPQATTEGTGSYTTGAMSTAIGLPLSIRETPQSVSVITRQQIEDRGLSDTAAILNTAPGVSMTRNDSNRLSFSARGFTIDSFQFDGLLSPISTFWNFGATDFDSAIYDRVEVVRGSTGLLTGAGNPSAAVNFVRKRPLPEFAIGGSIGAGRWNKHRGDIDISTPLSADGRVAARVVAAYSERDSFMDNLSRDSETLYGVISAELTPRTQMTVSLEHQKNNTDGMGSGIPMFYADGSRTDFGRSTSNNTKWAYFGTESNTAFLDLEHRLDNDWKLRAAYSRTEADYAMRYLYRGGYPDRNNAGMSAGFFKYEGERTRDAWHLTASGPFQLLGRTHELAFGGMSVEDEFNVDQYLPIAGTAPTAESRLDWTNAAIAEPRWSSTRATGDAADIRQTGGYAVARLSLADPLHLILGARISTWEMEQNYYGTQRDYRYSDEITPYAGLVYDLDDIYSLYTSYTSIFNNQTQRAPDGSFLDPVTGDSYEAGIKASYLQGQLNAALAVYRTKQEGLAEAIPGASVEGAPYQQAYKAGKGAVVDGFDLELSGALSDAWNLSTSYTHFIARNAEGQAINTSHPRSQFKLFTTYRLSGALNDLTLGGGATWRSGISRDNTPSPNGPVDVQEGSYTLVDVMARYQVSENLSATANLNNVFDKKYLEQIGFYSQLWYGEPRNLSLALNARF
- a CDS encoding DUF4126 family protein; its protein translation is MTTSSNLLWAALAIGAVTGMRSMLAPALVSRALSERNDLDGAGEAAQLLTSDTAQTFLPVLAASEMIGDKMPFAPDRTIVPSMMFRALSGGVSAAALAGVRREPMLVPALLGATAALVASKIGLSLRKPYQPRSMVNAALGAVEEGLALMVGRAGLRRALGDGRRGK